The Corallococcus silvisoli genome contains the following window.
TGGTGGGCGCCGCGTCCTCGGCGCAGGGCGAATCCCTCATCGACCGGGCCCGCGCGGACGGCCTCATCGACGCGCGACAGGAAGCCGAGCTTCGGCTCGTGCGCAGCGCCACCACGGGCACGCTGCTGGAAGCCCTGCGGGGCCGGGGCTACGTGCGCGAAGCCGAGTCCGTCCCGCTGGTGCAGCGCTACACCGAACAGGTCTTCCTGGACGCGCTCGCGGAGCCGTCCACGCTCTACCGCCTGGTTCCGGAGCCCGCGCCGCACGAGGTGGCGCTCGCCGCCGCCACGCGCCCACCGCTGCACCTGCTGGCGGAGGGGCTGCGCAACACCCTCACCGCGGAGTCGCTCCTGGACGCGGCCGGCTCCCTGCGCGCCCAGGTGTCGCGAGGCGACGCGCACGTGGCCCCGTCGGACTTCGGACTGTCCACCCGAGAGCTTCAGCTCCTGCAAGGCGTGGATGGCGAGCGCACACTGGAGGCGCTGCTGTTGAGCGCGGGACTGCCCCAGGACGGAGCGCTCAAGACGCTCGCGGTGGCGAGGACGCTGGGCCTCATCACCCTGCATCCTCCCCTGGAGGACGCCCAGGGCGACCTACCTCCGGAGTTGGATGTTCACCGCCTGGAGGCCAAGTTCGAGGAGATCCAGGAAGCGGACTACTTCACCGTGCTGGGGCTGGCCCGCTCGGCGGGCAGCGAGGAGGTCAAGCGGGCGTACGCGCTGCTCGCGGCCGAATTCCACCCCCTGCGTTTCGCGGGCCACCCGGACCCCGCGCTCCAGCACCGCGCACAGCAGATCCGCGCGGTGTTGACCGAGGCCGCTCGGGCGCTCGGGGATGACCGGCTGCGGGGCGAGTACGCCCGTAACCTGCTCGACTGATGCCCGGTGGAACGGTTGCCCGGTGCGGTCCGGAGGGGTTAAGAGTCCCCCTATGGTTCGCGAGATTCTCATCTGGCCCGATCCCATCCTGAAGCAGAAGGCCCGGCCCGTGGCGAAGGTGGACGACAAGGTCCGTGCGCTGGTGAAGGACATGTTCGAGACGATGTACGCCGCCGAGGGCGTGGGCCTCGCGGCACCGCAGGTGGGTGTCCTCCAGCGCATCATCGTCCTGGACACCCGGCCGCAGCAGCCGGAGTCCAAGCCCCTGGCGATGATCAACCCGGAGTTCGTCTCGCTCGAGGGGGAGACGACCTACACGGAGGGCTGCCTCTCCATCCCCGGCGAGGCCGAGGACGTGGACCGCGCCGCCGTGGCCACCGTGCGCTACCTGGATGAGGACGGCCAGGAGCAGCTGCTGCGCTGTGACGGCCTCCTGGCCATCGCCGTGCAACACGAGACGGACCACCTGGACGGCACCGTCTTCGTGGACCACGTCTCCACGCTGAAGCGCGAGCTCATCCGCAAGCGGATGAAGAAGCTCAAGACGTCGCGCGACCAGGGCGCCCCGGCGTCCGCTTAGGCCTTCGCGGTGGCGCGCACGCCCTTCTTCGGGCACCGCGCCGCCACCACGCAGGTGTCGCAAGCGGGCGAGCGCGCGAAGCACGTGCGCCGCCCGTGCCACACCAGGAGCTGGTGTCCCAGCGTCCACCGCTCGCGGGGCAGCAGCGCCTGCAGGTCCTTCTCCACCTTGTCCGGATCCTCGTGGGTCGTGAAGCCCAGCCGGTAGGCCAGCCGCTTCACGTGCGTGTCCACGGGGAAGGCCGCGTCACCGCCCAGGTGGATGCACACCACGCCCGCCGTCTTCAGCCCCACGCCCGGCAGCTGCGCCAGGGTGTCGCGCGCCAGGGGCACCTGTCCGCCGTGCTCGGCGACGAGCGCGCGCGCCGTGGCGACGATGTTCTTCGCCTTCGCGCGGTACAGCCCGCAGGTGCGGATGTAGGGCTCCACGTCGGCGGCCTCGACGCGGGCGTAGGCCTGGGCGTCCGGGAAGCGGGCGAACAAGGCGGGGGTCACCAGGTTGACGCGCTTGTCGGTGCACTGCGCGGACAGGATGACGGCGACCAGCAGTTCCAGGGGGGTGCGGTA
Protein-coding sequences here:
- the def gene encoding peptide deformylase produces the protein MVREILIWPDPILKQKARPVAKVDDKVRALVKDMFETMYAAEGVGLAAPQVGVLQRIIVLDTRPQQPESKPLAMINPEFVSLEGETTYTEGCLSIPGEAEDVDRAAVATVRYLDEDGQEQLLRCDGLLAIAVQHETDHLDGTVFVDHVSTLKRELIRKRMKKLKTSRDQGAPASA
- the nth gene encoding endonuclease III codes for the protein MTYNARVARRETVAEKRSRAVAVLDGLEAAMPDARIELDYRTPLELLVAVILSAQCTDKRVNLVTPALFARFPDAQAYARVEAADVEPYIRTCGLYRAKAKNIVATARALVAEHGGQVPLARDTLAQLPGVGLKTAGVVCIHLGGDAAFPVDTHVKRLAYRLGFTTHEDPDKVEKDLQALLPRERWTLGHQLLVWHGRRTCFARSPACDTCVVAARCPKKGVRATAKA